The Argentina anserina chromosome 3, drPotAnse1.1, whole genome shotgun sequence genome includes a region encoding these proteins:
- the LOC126788757 gene encoding uncharacterized protein LOC126788757, translating to MNMEQEAAESLIQVAGSDGSNPNSSDGSDPCFSEAVTRVKKLLFRQMLVGIKDGRFFLGTFHCVDKQGNIILQDSVEYRSTRRNSSSPTEQRCLGLILIPSSCRISCHVGCSIEEQISLLSV from the coding sequence ATGAACATGGAACAAGAAGCGGCAGAATCACTGATTCAGGTGGCAGGCTCAGATGGGTCGAACCCGAATAGCTCAGACGGGTCGGACCCGTGTTTCTCGGAGGCCGTGACCCGCGTCAAGAAGCTTCTTTTCCGACAAATGCTCGTTGGGATCAAAGACGGCCGCTTTTTCCTGGGGACCTTTCACTGTGTTGACAAACAAGGTAACATCATTCTTCAAGACTCGGTGGAGTATCGGAGCACTCGCCGGAACTCGTCTTCTCCGACGGAGCAGCGCTGCCTCGGTCTCATTCTCATTCCCAGCTCTTGTCGTATTAGTTGTCATGTTGGGTGTTCCATTGAAGAACAAATTAGTCTGCTTTCAGTCTAG